The genomic region GACAAACTTGACCATTTTCTTCGAAGAACTGAAGCGCATCAACAACACGAACCAATTCATCCATGTTACGGCCGATAGGCTCATCGTTTACTACTTGTGAACGAACGATACCTTTTTGGTCAATAACAAAAGACGCTCGCATCGCAACACCAGCTGGGTAGTAAGAATCACCACCTTCAGACTCAATGCCATATGCTTTAGCAATTGCGTGGTCCATATCTGCTGCTAGCGTGTATTCAACTGCACCGATACCGCCTTGATCAACAGGCGTGTTACGCCACGCATTGTGTGTAAAGTGAGAATCGATTGATACACCAATAACTTCTACGCCCATTTCACGGAATTTATCCATGCGGTGAGACATAGCAATAATTTCTGAAGGACATACGAATGTGAAATCTAGAGGATAGAAGAACACGATTGCGTATTTGCCCTTGATTGTTTCAGCAAGGTTGAAAGAATCAACGATTTGGCCATCAGCCAATACGGCTGGAACTGTAAAATCTGGGGCTTTTTTACCAACTAAAATAGACATCTTTAACGTCTCCTTTTATTGCTTAATGTTTATAGGCTAATGTTTAACTCAATAATGCCACTTACTACTGTAAGCAACACGAAAAACTTACTCTTCTGAAGAAGAGCCAACTGCTTCATTGATCAAGGTCTGTAGTTCACCGTTTGCAGCCATTTCAACGATAATATCGCAACCCCCAACTAGCTCACCTTTTACCCAAAGCTGCGGGAATGTTGGCCAGTTAGCAAACTTTGGCAACTCAGCACGGATATCAGGATTATCTAATATATTTACAAATGCAAAACGCTCGCCGCAGGACATTAGTGCTTGCACTGCCTGAGATGAAAACCCGCACTGTGGAGCGCGAGGATTGCCTTTCATATATAGCAAAATATCATTACTGCTAATCTGCTCTTTAATTGTTTCGATTGTATTACTCATACTAAAAACCTCGCTCTGCGACTGTCAATTTGCAAGGACAAATCAATTATTAATGCCCTTACTAAATTCAAGTCTATTAAAATCATTAAACTTGCATCAGTTTATTGGGTCTCGTGGTGTATTTACAACCCCAAAAAGAAGCTTTCCTTTCGACTTTCTATTGTTATTTAGCCTTTACTCGTCTACCTGAGTGTATTAAATTGGTCGATTCCCTTTTTTCAAGACATACAAGGAGTCCTAGCGTGTCGCCTAGACATTTTCTTACTCTGAAGGATC from Marinomonas rhizomae harbors:
- a CDS encoding peroxiredoxin; protein product: MSILVGKKAPDFTVPAVLADGQIVDSFNLAETIKGKYAIVFFYPLDFTFVCPSEIIAMSHRMDKFREMGVEVIGVSIDSHFTHNAWRNTPVDQGGIGAVEYTLAADMDHAIAKAYGIESEGGDSYYPAGVAMRASFVIDQKGIVRSQVVNDEPIGRNMDELVRVVDALQFFEENGQVCPAGWNKGDKGMNTSPEGVASYLAENSKSL
- the grxD gene encoding Grx4 family monothiol glutaredoxin, which translates into the protein MSNTIETIKEQISSNDILLYMKGNPRAPQCGFSSQAVQALMSCGERFAFVNILDNPDIRAELPKFANWPTFPQLWVKGELVGGCDIIVEMAANGELQTLINEAVGSSSEE